ATCTGAAGAGCTGATGTCCGGAACAAAAGAGCTTAATGCGAAGCTTTCAGTGTGCCTGGATAATGCCGGAATGAACCCTGAAGAGTCAGGCAGGGATGAGATCCTGGAGAAGATCGCCTGTTATGACGGTGAACTCGCAAAGGTCCGGGCCGTTCTCAGGGATTATGAACCCCTGTACAATGAACTCCGTGAGTCAGAAGAGATGCTCTCCGGACTTTCTGAGAGGTCAGCGGCTGCTGAGAGCGATCTCCGGGATGCCGAATTTCTCCTGAAGGAGGCCATATCTGCGGAAGAGAGAATTTCAGGTGATCTCGTAAAGATTAGGGATGAGGCAGGGGTTCTTATGGCTCTGCTTGAGAATGAGTTCCTTTCGTACTCTCCGGGAGATGAACTGCCGGAAGAGAGAGGAGAAATACCTGTTATCCTGAGGGATATTCTCTCTGTGTACAGTACAAAGGAGAGAGAGTATGCAGGCTGCGAAGAAAAACTTGCTATCTGCCGTTCAGATCTCGATAAATATTCTGCACTGCTCTCAGAGGCTGAAGAGCGGATTCAGCACAGCTCCGGGGAGGCCGGAAAGCTTGAATCTGAGCTTGATATCCTGAAATCCCAAAGATTTAAATTATTCGGGGATAAAAATCCTGATGATGAGGAGGGGCGGCTTAAAAATCTTGCAGACCTGGCTGAAGCTTTACTTGTTGAGGTGCGTGAAAAGAAGGAAAATCTCTATTCTGAAGTTATAAGGCTTGAGAGCAGAGCTGAAGGCCTTGAGAAGACGATCTCTTCCCTGAAATATGATACTGCGGTTTTAAGCGAAAGCTTCCTCTCTAAAATACGGAATTCCGGTTTTGAATCAGAAGCCACTTTCGAGGAGGCGCTCATGCCGGAGTCTGACGCTGAACGTATTGCGGCAGTGGAAGAGGAGATCAAAACCGGAGAGACGAGGGTTACAAACCTTCTCTCGGAGCAGTCCGGAATTCTTGCTGCTGAGAGGGAGAAGAGACTGACTGAGATGCCGGAGGGTGAACTCCGTGATGTTTATACAGCGTTTACTGAGAGGCAGAGGGAGACTGACCGTTCAACCGGTGAAGTCTCCGTGAGGCTGAAGACAAATGATGAGCAGAAGGGTCTCGCATCCGGAAAATTAAAGGAGATTGAGGAGCAGAAGAAGGTTCTTCTCCGGTGGGGTAAGCTCAATGAGCTTATCGGCTCACATAACGGGAGCAAATTCCAGAGGTTTGCGCAGGGGCTTACCTTTGAGATTCTGGTATCTCATGCTAACAGTCAGCTCAGGAAGATGAGTGATCGGTACATACTTGTCAGAAGCGATTCAGATCCTCTTGAGCTTGGCATAGTTGACAACTATCAGGCCGGAGAGGTCAGGTCAACCAAAAATCTCTCAGGAGGTGAGAGTTTCATTGTCAGCCTCGCCCTTGCACTTGGACTATCCGATATGTCGGGCAGCCGGGTCAGGGTGGATTCGCTCTTCCTTGATGAGGGATTTGGAACACTTGATGAGAATGCCCTTGATATTGCACTTGACACGCTCTCAGGGCTTCAGCATGAAGGCAAGACAATAGGAGTAATATCCCACGTTCCTGCCCTTAAAGAGAGAATATCAACCCGTATCCGGGTGCAGAGGAAGAGCAGCGGGAGAAGTGTAATCAACGGGCCGGGATGCAGGGAGATGGCATAATTATCAGATATTTTTTTTTTATATTTTCCCTGTTCACTTTACCCGTCATGCTCCCACAGAGGTATTCCGGCATATGAAATCTTTCTTATGCGGTGATATGGTATTATCTTAATCCCTTTTTCTGTCTCCACTTCAAACCAGTCCCTTTCAGGTTTTCTGATAAATTCCCCCTCTGCAACTGAGATATCGCCGGGTGCACCGCGATCGGTGTAATATACGGCTGCTTTTTTCATGTCAAACTCCGGGTCATGCCATATCCGGAGAAGAAGATTATGGCTTGTTCTCATGATGCAGATAGTGGTGCTGATTTTATTTCAGGTTTGCCGGGCGGTAAATCTGCCGCAGGTAAAAAATACCAGATGGGATATAATAGAGGATATGGCTGGGCATCTTTTATCCGAACCGGAAGGTTATGATCTCCTGAAACGCTATGATATCCCCGTTCCGGAGTATCATCTGTCGAAATCCGCCGATGAGGCTCTCTCTTTTGCCGAAGAGATCGGCTATCCTGTTGTACTGAAGATAACCTCGCCTGATATTTCGCATAAAAGTGATGTGGGGGGGGTGGTTACCGGGATTTCATCTCCGGAAGAGCTTGAATATGAGTATGAGCACCTTTTACTCCGTGTAAAGGATAAGATGCCGGATGCCGGGATTTCAGGTGTGCTGGTATCCAGGCATGTGCAAAAGGGGCTTGAAGTGATCGTTGGCGGGAAATGGGACCCTGTTTTTGGAAGGGTGATAACCTTTGGCACTGGCGGAACTCTTGTTGAGCTTTTAAAGGATATTTCTGTCAGGCTCCTCCCTGTTGACGGAGCTAAAATATCCGGGATGATCGATGAGACCAGGATCTCTGCAATTATCGGCGGGTACAGGGGTGGTGAGGAGTATGACCGGTGTACACTTGAGAAGATTATCCATGATGCCGCCCGGATGTTTCTTGAAAATGAGTATATTATCTCGTTTGACATAAATCCTCTTATCCTCTATCCTGAAGGTGCTGTCGCCGTGGATGCAAGGATCATTGCCGGAGATGAGAAGATCCCGGGAGATGTTCCTGCCTCTGAGCTGAAAACCGCAGCAATTCCTGAGGGTTTTTCTTCACCGGAGAGCATTGCCGTAGTCGGTGCATCCTCATCTCCGGGTAAACTCGGATATTATCTCATGCATAACCTCCTGCCCTTCTCGGGCAGTATCTATCCTGTCAATCCCAAAGGCGGGTCAATACTTGGCAAAGAGGTATTCAGGAGTATCTCTGATATCCCTGCTGTTCCTGACTGGGTGGTTATTGTTGTTCCTGCAAAGTCTGTCCCGCAGGTTATGAAGGAGGCGGGGGAGAAGGGAATAAAGTATGCAGTGATTATTTCTGCCGGATTTAAGGAGCTTGGAGACGGAGGCTCCCGGCTTGAGGACGAGGTTTTGGCTATTGCAGAAAAATACGGCATCAGGTTTGCCGGACCAAACTGTCTTGGTGTAATGCTTCCCTATGAAGGGCTGAATGCGACATTCGGGCAGAAAATGCCAAAACCAGGGCCTGTTGCATTCATATCCCAGAGCGGCGCGATAATCACGGCGGCGGCTGATAAGGGTATTGTCGGTAATACGGGCCTCTCAATTGTGGTTTCGGTTGGAAACCAGGCAGACCTTAATTTTGCCGATTATCTTGGAATGCTCCTGAAAGACAGTAAGTCAAAGGCCGCTGTATTCTATATTGAAGGCCTTAAGTCAGGTCGTGAATTTACCGAGGCGGCAAGAAAGCATGCAAAAGAGCTGCCTGTAATTGTCCTTAAGGCCGGAAAGAGCGAGACCGGAAAGAAGGCGGCAATGTCACATACAGGTTCGCTTGCAGGGAGTTATGAGATATACAGGGAGGCCTTCAGGGAGGCCGGTATAATAAACGCTTTCTCTCTCAGCAGCGCCTTCTCTGTTGCGGGTCTTTTGGCATCTGAAGGCTGGCCAAAAGGCAGCCGTGCTGTTATCGTTACAAGCGGCGGAGGTTTTGCGGTTCTCTCAGCTGATTTTGCGGGTGAAAACGGTATAGAACTGATCACGCTTCCGGATGAGATGAGAGAGGAGCTTGACGGGTTCATGCCGGCCGGATGGAGCGGGCGCAATCCGGTGGACATAATCGGGGATGCCGGGGCTGAGAGGTATGCAAGGGCGCTTGACATTCTCATCAGATATCAGGACTTCTGGGATATCGCCTTTGTCGTCGCCTCTCCTGTGACATCAATTGATCCGATTAAGCTTGCAAAGGAGATTGTCCGGTTTTCAAGACAGACTGACAAGATGGTTGTCGGATGCATGATCAGCGGTGAGAGTATGCAGCCCGGAATTAATATCCTGAATGATAATCATATCCCCAACTTCGTTGAGCTGTATGACGCCTTTAAGTCGGTCGGTCTTGCACTTGAGGCCGGCAAAGGCGCCGGTATCTTTGATAAATAGATAATTCCTTTATTTTTTATCCTGCTTTATTTCACCGTTGTCCTGAAACCCGGCACTGTAATTTCCGGTCATGAAATGCCGGGATATTTTCCGTCATCTTAAATGCCAACCGGAGACAGACATAATCAACAGGTTTGAAATATGTCTGAAAGATATTTGCTTGGAAATGAGGCCATTGCACGTGCATGCCTTGAGGCAAACCTCGATTTCGCAAGCGGTTATCCGGGAACGCCTTCTTCTGAGATTGTGGATTTTTTACGATATCAAAAGGAGAGGGACTTTTACGTGGAATGGTCGGTCAATGAGAAGGTGGCGTTTGAAAATGCCCTCGGGGCGGCATGGACAGGTGTCAGATCGCTTGTCACAATGAAGCATGTCGGCTTAAATGTTGCTGCTGACCCGCTAATGACAAGCGGATATACCGGAATTAAAGGCGGCATGGTCATAGTTTCGGCAGACGATCCGTATGCACACAGCTCCCAGAATGAGCAGGACTCAAGGAATTATGCAGCGTTTGCAAAAATTCCATGCCTTGATCCGGCAGATATTCAGGAGGCTTATTCAATGATGGTCTCAGCCTATGACCTCTCTGAAGAGTTTGGCCTGCCTGTAATCTTCAGGCCGACAACACGCATCTGCCACTCCAAGAGTGATGTTGTCGTGGGTGAGGCCGGTCAGGAGCACAGAACTGCGGCTTTTGAGAAAGATCCAAAGCAGTTTGTTGTAATTCCGGTGCACACCAGGGTTCTTCATAAAAAACTGAATGAGAAGCAGGGTAAAATTGCAGAAAGACTCGTAGAACTTGGCTTTAACAGGGCTGAAATCAGGGGTAAGACTGCTGTTGTCGCAGCCGGAATTGCATCCTCATATGTGGCTGAGATAATCCCGGATGATGTATCTTTTGCAAAGATTGGTGCATATCCGATAGATGAGGGATGGTTAAGGGAGTTTGCATCAAAGCATGAGAAGATCCTTGTGGTTGAAGAGTTGTCGCCGGTGGCTGAAGACCTTCTGCGGCAGGTATCCTGCGGTGCTGAAGTTTTTGGCAAAAAGAACGGCTGTGTTCCTTATGAGGGCGAACTTGATCCCGCATCTGTGGCACTTGCCTTTGATAAGGCAGGTTTTGAGCATAAATACGAGTACATAATTCCTGAGCCTGTAAAGGATCTGCCGCCAAGGCCGCCGATTCTCTGCGCAGGATGCGGACACAGGGCAGCATTTTATGCGATGAAGAAGGTATTCGGCAGCAAAGCGATATACCCAAGTGACATTGGCTGTTATACCCTTGGCATCCAGCTTGGAACTGTCGATACAACGATCTGCATGGGTGCGTCCATAACAGTCGGGAGCGGGATTTCATCAGCGGGTGATGATAGTGATGTCGTCTGCACAATCGGTGACTCGACTTTCCTGCATACCGGAATTAACGGTCTGATTAATGCGGCATACAACGGCGCCAATATTACGGTCGTGATCCTTGACAACAGGATTACGGCAATGACCGGCCACCAGCCCAATCCGAACACCGGAATGACGGCAAAAGGGATTGAAAGTCCTTCTCTCTCTCTTGAGATGCTCTGCCGGTCATGCGGTGTCTCCTTTGTGGAGACCATTGATCCGTATGACCTCACCTGCACTCTGAAGACCTTTGAGAAGGCAAAAGCGAAGAAGGGTGTTAAAGTCATCATAGCAAGGCAGCCATGCGTGATTGACGCGAAGAGATCAGGAATCAAAAGAAAGCCTGTCATTGTTGATACAGACCTATGCAACGGATGCGGACTCTGTGTAAAATTCGGCTGCCCGGCGGTTGAATTTACGGATAAGAAGGCATCAGTAAATTCACTCTGCATGGGCTGTGGAGTCTGTGCTGACATCTGTCCGGCAGGTGCAATAAGACCGGAGGGAAAGAGATGAGCGAAAGTTTTGACCTGTTAATTGTCGGGGTAGGAGGACAGGGCACTGTTCTGGCCTCAAATATAATCGGGGAGTCATGCCTCCTTGAGAAGAGGTCTGTAAGATCAGCCGAGACTCACGGAATGGCACAGAGGGGCGGTTCGGTTGAGACTCATATAAGGATAGACGGGAAATACGGGTCACTCATCTCACCTGGAACTGCTGACCTGATAATATCATTCGATCTCCTCGAGGCACTCAGGTACAGTCATTTCCTGAAGGAAGGAGGAAAGATAATCACCTCATCCGGAATTATAATTCCGGTCTCTGCCTTCCAGCATAATATTGTTATACCGTCTCCTGAAGAGATCATTGAGAGAATGTCCGGATTTGACCTTACTGTCATTGACGCGGAGAA
The sequence above is a segment of the Methanoplanus limicola DSM 2279 genome. Coding sequences within it:
- a CDS encoding DUF504 domain-containing protein; the protein is MRTSHNLLLRIWHDPEFDMKKAAVYYTDRGAPGDISVAEGEFIRKPERDWFEVETEKGIKIIPYHRIRKISYAGIPLWEHDG
- a CDS encoding acetate--CoA ligase family protein, which translates into the protein MAGHLLSEPEGYDLLKRYDIPVPEYHLSKSADEALSFAEEIGYPVVLKITSPDISHKSDVGGVVTGISSPEELEYEYEHLLLRVKDKMPDAGISGVLVSRHVQKGLEVIVGGKWDPVFGRVITFGTGGTLVELLKDISVRLLPVDGAKISGMIDETRISAIIGGYRGGEEYDRCTLEKIIHDAARMFLENEYIISFDINPLILYPEGAVAVDARIIAGDEKIPGDVPASELKTAAIPEGFSSPESIAVVGASSSPGKLGYYLMHNLLPFSGSIYPVNPKGGSILGKEVFRSISDIPAVPDWVVIVVPAKSVPQVMKEAGEKGIKYAVIISAGFKELGDGGSRLEDEVLAIAEKYGIRFAGPNCLGVMLPYEGLNATFGQKMPKPGPVAFISQSGAIITAAADKGIVGNTGLSIVVSVGNQADLNFADYLGMLLKDSKSKAAVFYIEGLKSGREFTEAARKHAKELPVIVLKAGKSETGKKAAMSHTGSLAGSYEIYREAFREAGIINAFSLSSAFSVAGLLASEGWPKGSRAVIVTSGGGFAVLSADFAGENGIELITLPDEMREELDGFMPAGWSGRNPVDIIGDAGAERYARALDILIRYQDFWDIAFVVASPVTSIDPIKLAKEIVRFSRQTDKMVVGCMISGESMQPGINILNDNHIPNFVELYDAFKSVGLALEAGKGAGIFDK
- the iorA gene encoding indolepyruvate ferredoxin oxidoreductase subunit alpha, with protein sequence MSERYLLGNEAIARACLEANLDFASGYPGTPSSEIVDFLRYQKERDFYVEWSVNEKVAFENALGAAWTGVRSLVTMKHVGLNVAADPLMTSGYTGIKGGMVIVSADDPYAHSSQNEQDSRNYAAFAKIPCLDPADIQEAYSMMVSAYDLSEEFGLPVIFRPTTRICHSKSDVVVGEAGQEHRTAAFEKDPKQFVVIPVHTRVLHKKLNEKQGKIAERLVELGFNRAEIRGKTAVVAAGIASSYVAEIIPDDVSFAKIGAYPIDEGWLREFASKHEKILVVEELSPVAEDLLRQVSCGAEVFGKKNGCVPYEGELDPASVALAFDKAGFEHKYEYIIPEPVKDLPPRPPILCAGCGHRAAFYAMKKVFGSKAIYPSDIGCYTLGIQLGTVDTTICMGASITVGSGISSAGDDSDVVCTIGDSTFLHTGINGLINAAYNGANITVVILDNRITAMTGHQPNPNTGMTAKGIESPSLSLEMLCRSCGVSFVETIDPYDLTCTLKTFEKAKAKKGVKVIIARQPCVIDAKRSGIKRKPVIVDTDLCNGCGLCVKFGCPAVEFTDKKASVNSLCMGCGVCADICPAGAIRPEGKR
- a CDS encoding indolepyruvate oxidoreductase subunit beta, encoding MSESFDLLIVGVGGQGTVLASNIIGESCLLEKRSVRSAETHGMAQRGGSVETHIRIDGKYGSLISPGTADLIISFDLLEALRYSHFLKEGGKIITSSGIIIPVSAFQHNIVIPSPEEIIERMSGFDLTVIDAEKIAEEAGSLLSQNVVMLGASASALPLKKESLVQAVKGLVPPKTIEVNTRAFECGFDACGNNIQ